The genomic DNA CCCAACTTTCCCCATCTCCAAACTCGTCAGACTCATCGCTCTCACCGCTTCCCCTTCCCAATCCGTCCTCGACAAAACCGCATACAATATCGAAACGGCGCAAGCCGCTTGAGCCGAAAGCAACCCAAACCACAATCCACTAAACCCAATTTTCAACCAAAATGCTAGTCCAACAGCCACAGGTGTCCCCACAAAATAAAACGACCCGAGATTCACGTGTGCTCCAACCGCAGGACGACCTGTCCCTCTTAGAATCCCGCAACCTGTGGTTTGCGGGCAGTTTCCTAGCTCGCATAGCCCCACAATTGGCATCACAGAAGCAACCAACACCTTGAGTGGCTCATAGCCCGTGAATAGCCCAGCCCAACGCTCTTTTAGTACCACGGTCCAAACCACATTCAATGCTCCTATCACAAATGCACAAGCTAGAGCCACGTTCGCTGCTAGCCTTGCCTTGTACGGTCTACCTGCACCTAGCTCGTTACCaacctgaaaaaaaattaatgaaaccaAATGTTTGAAAAAAGAGTTAATGAAGCCTAACTTATGTCACATGTGAAGGAAACGGAAAAGAACAAGTTGTTTCTATGAAGTTGAAGAGTGGTCATGAGATTGGCAATAATAATACAGACCACACTTGACTACTCTCTTTTCAaccacttttttatattttttaggtATGTTAACGTCCAATCACATACCACGAGGTGACCTATTAATGGAAGTTGATGTAATATTTTCTCATCACATTCCACGTTTTTNNNNNNNNNNNNNNNNNNNNNNNNNNNNNNNNNNNNNNNNNNNNNNNNNNNNNNNNNNNNNNNNNNNNNNNNNNNNNNNNNNNNNNNNNNNNNNNNNNNNNNNNNNNNNNNNNNNNNNNNNNNNNNNNNNNNNNNNNNNNNNNNNNNNNNNNNNNNNNNNNNNNNNNNNNNNNNNNNNNNNNNNNNNNNNNNNNNNNNNNNNNNNNNNNNNNNNNNNNNNNNNNNNNNNNNNNNNNNNNNNNNNNNNNNNNNNNNNNNNNNNNNNNNNNNNNNNNNNNNNNNNNNNNNNNNNNNNNNNNNNNNNNNNNNNNNNNNNNNNNNNNNNNNNNNNNNNNNNNNNNNNNNNNNNNNNNNNNNNNNNNNNNNNNNNNNNNNNNNNNNNNNNNNNNNNNNNNNNNNNNNNNNNNNNNNNNNNNNNNNNNNNNNNNNNNNNNNNNNNNNNNNNNNNNNNNNNNNNNNNNNNNNNNNNNNNNNNNNNNNNNNNNNNNNNNNNNNNNNNNNNNNNNNNNNNNNNNNNNNNNNNNNNNNNNNNNNNNNNNNNNNNNNNNNNNNNNNNNNNNNNNNNNNNNNNNNNNNNNNNNNNNNNNNNNNNNNNNNNNNNNNNNNNNNNNNNNNNNNNNNNNNNNNNNNNNNNNNNNNNNNNNNNNNNNNNNNNNNNNNNNNNNNNNNNNNNNNNNNNNNNNNNNNNNNNNNNNNNNNNNNNNNNNNNNNNNNNNNNNNNNNNNNNNNNNNNNNNNNNNNNNNNNNNNNNNNNNNNNNNNNNNNNNNNNNNNNNNNNNNNNNNNNNNNNNNNNNNNNNNNNNNNNNNNNNNNNNNNNNNNNNNNNNNNNNNNNNNNNNNNNNNNNNNNNNNNNNNNNNNNNNNNNNNNNNNNNNNNNNNNNNNNNNNNNNNNNNNNNNNNNNNNNNNNNNNNNNNNNNNNNNNNNNNNNNNNNNNNNNNNNNNNNNNNNNNNNNNNNNNNNNNNNNNNNNNNNNNNNNNNNNNNNNNNNNNNNNNNNNNNNNNNNNNNNNNNNNNNNNNNNNNNNNNNNNNNNNNNNNNNNNNNNNNNNNNNNNNNNNNNNNNNNNNNNNNNNNNNNNNNNNNNNNNNNNNNNNNNNNNNNNNNNNNNNNNNNNNNNNNNNNNNNNNNNNNNNNNNNNNNNNNNNNNNNNNNNNNNNNNNNNNNNNNNNNNNNNNNNNNNNNNNNNNNNNNNNNNNNNNNNNNNNNNNNNNNNNNNNNNNNNNNNNNNNNNNNNNNNNNNNNNNNNNNNNNNNNNNNNNNNNNNNNNNNNNNNNNNNNNNNNNNNNNNNNNNNNNNNNNNNNNNNNNNNNNNNNNNNNNNNNNNNNNNNNNNNNNNNNNNNNNNNNNNNNNNNNNNNNNNNNNNNNNNNNNNNNNNNNNNNNNNNNNNNNNNNNNNNNNNNNNNNNNNNNNNNNNNNNNNNNNNNNNNNNNNNNNNNNNNNNNNNNNNNNNNNNNNNNNNNNNNNNNNNNNNNNNNNNNNNNNNNNNNNNNNNNNNNNNNNNNNNNNNNNNNNNNNNNNNNNNNNNNNNNNNNNNNNNNNNNNNNNNNNNNNNNNNNNNNNNNNNNNNNNNNNNNNNNNNNNNNNNNNNNNNNNNNNNNNNNNNNNNNNNNNNNNNNNNNNNNNNNNNNNNNNNNNNNNNNNNNNNNNNNNNNNNNNNNNNNNNNNNNNNNNNNNNNNNNNNNNNNNNNNNNNNNNNNNNNNNNNNNNNNNNNNACGCAAAGTGCCACATCCAATTTCTAGAACACGGGAGTTTGGTTTAAGCTTAGCTGATTCAGCCAAAAACTCAAATACATCACGACCACCTGCCCATGGTTCACCATAGTTACTGTGATGCTATAAGAGCTGTATGGTTGTTTGCTTCATCTCCTTCGTAATGAGATATACCCTTGTACCTGAATTTCAAAGAGAGTGAAATCAGGAAAAAGGTAATGCCAAAACAGACCCTTTAGAGTataaaaacagaacaatgaaGATGAACCACTTCTTTTGCAAAGACGGTGACTATTATAGAGTTAACCAAAATAACACTCTGATAAGACCTATCTACATGACAAAATCCATAGCTAAATCAGCACTCAGATCCGTGTGCTCTCACTAATAGTAACAGTAAATCATACGACTTCATTCATAGAAATGGATTCAAAAACTATCCAATCAAGGTTAAATCTCATATTGGGGGAAGAAGACAAACCTTAATATGGTAAGAAATTCCGGTGACAAGAACGGAACGGCTTCGTCAAAGAAGGGATGTGTATCGTCGCcgtcgagagagaagaaagaactcgagaaaatttttttttgtcccaaatGAGTTTTTTGGTTTAACCCTAGCTAATTCGACAACCAATCAAACGAGTCCACGTGGCGAAGAGGACGGACGAAGATCGTCCCCAAATAAGAACCGTTTTTTCGAAATTGGgcttttttgaattaaatttaaatctataaaTATCCTGGGACGGGCCGAATATACACCATTGCCCATGGTCTAAGAAACTTTACTAGGAAACAAATATGTAGCTTTCTAAACCATTAATAAGGTCCTCggaaaaccacaaaaaaaacagaacagttTATGCATATTACAAACAAAGTTAATCAAATCTATcttccaaaactttttttgtctCACTAATAAAATGATTTCTCATCTCCAACTTCCAAGACttttgtacttttctttttaatcaaaGCCACCAccatttttttatcttgaaaaaaaaacgaataaaatTGATATTGCTTCAAACGTTTCATCTTATCCTATTTAAAAACCAATTTGCAAACTCAAATCAATTTATACTCTCTACTTGGTCAATATGGACCACTTAATCATAGTCAATCATTGTTTTGACTCAACTAGTGACCACTTAAGAAACTTAGTCAACAGTTTATTTGACTCTACTTttgactataaaaaaaaagagtaaagacaCGTACCCGAGCAGAGACACATCCAGCTAAAGCCATAGGAACGGTATACATAAGACTGGTAGTCTGAATCAAGATCCCAGTCGCAGCCACCGCAAGCTTAGGATTATCCAAGTAACCACCAAGCACAGTCACAATCTCATACCACCACCACTCCAAACATATCCCCAAACAACTTGGAACCGCCACTCTCATCAATGGTCCCAACCCTCCAACCAACTCCATCACAGATGAAGACTGAGCCACCGCCGTAATAGAGCCACCACCCTCATTCACTCTTTTATGCAACTTTCCACTCAGCCAAACATATCCAACCAAAAGCCCAACCATAATCAAATTCGTCACAACGGAAGCAATCGCCACACCAGGAACACCCCATAGCTTCACCATCACTAGCCAATAGTTCAACGGCACGTGGAACGCCACAGCTGCTAACGTGCACCACATCATCGGTTTCGTCACACGCTGCGACCTTAGATATACACGTAACGGCTGAAGCAGAGTATTGGTCAAAAGGTCAGGGAGAGCGTAGAGACAGTACTCAGCGGCTGTAGCGGTTATCTCAGGGTCTTGACCCATAAAGAGCATGATGGGTCCGAGGTTGATCCAGAGGAGGCTAATGGGCACAGAGGCGACTAAGAGAATCACGACCATACGGTGAAGAGAGAGCGTGAGGAGATCCCAGTTTTTGCTTCCGTAGGCTTGGCTACACACTGGCTCAAGACCCGAGGCGAGTCCTACGAGGACAGAGTATCCTGTGATGTTGGTGAACCCGATTGAGAGAGCTCCTCCGGCTAGCTCGAGACTACCGAGCCGTCCGAGGAAAAGAACGGAGACGACGGCGCGTACGTAGACTAGACAGTTCATAGCTGTGATTGGTAAAACCATAGCCCAGAGCTCTTTTAGTTCGTCTATGACTTGAGGAAGAGTTGGGTGTTTATGGGAAGTGAAATCNNNNNNNNNNNNNNNNNNNNNNNNNNNNNNNNNNNNNNNNNNNNNNNNNNNNNNNNNNNNNNNNNNNNNNNNNNNNNNNNNNNNNNNNNNNNNNNNNNNNNNNNNNNNNNNNNNNNNNNNNNNNNNNNNNNNNNNNNNNNNNNNNNNNNNNNNNNNNNNNNNNNNNNNNNNNNNNNNNNNNNNNNNNNNNNNNNNNNNNNNNNNNNNNNNNNNNNNNNNNNNNNNNNNNNNNNNNNNNNNNNNNNNNNNNNNNNNNNNNNNNNNNNNNNNNNNNNNNNNNNNNNNNNNNNNNNNNNNNNNNNNNNNNNNNNNNNNNNNNNNNNNNNNNNNNNNNNNNNNNNNNNNNNNNNNNNNNNNNNNNNNNNNNNNNNNNNNNNNNNNNNNNNNNNNNNNNNNNNNNNNNNNNNNNNNNNNNNNNNNNNNNNNNNNNNNNNNNNNNNNNNNNNNNNNNNNNNNNNNNNNNNNNNNNNNNNNNNNNNNNNNNNNNNNNNNNNNNNNNNNNNNNNNNNNNNNNNNNNNNNNNNNNNNNNNNNNNNNNNNNNNNNNNNNNNNNNNNNNNNNNNNNNNNNNNNNNNNNNNNNNNNNNNNNNNNNNNNNNNNNNNNNNNNNNNNNNNNNNNNNNNNNNNNNNNNNNNNNNNNNNNNNNNNNNNNNNNNNNNNNNNNNNNNNNNNNNNNNNNNNNNNNNNNNNNNNNNNNNNNNNNNNNNNNNNNNNNNNNNNNNNNNNNNNNNNNNNNNNNNNNNNNNNNNNNNNNNNNNNNNNNNNNNNNNNNNNNNNNNNNNNNNNNNNNNNNNNNNNNNNNNNNNNNNNNNNNNNNNNNNNNNNNNNNNNNNNNNNNNNNNNNNNNNNNNNNNNNNNNNNNNNNNNNNNNNNNNNNNNNNNNNNNNNNNNNNNNNNNNNNNNNNNNNNNNNNNNNNNNNNNNNNNNNNNNNNNNNNNNNNNNNNNNNNNNNNNNNNNNNNNNNNNNNNNNNNNNNNNNNNNNNNNNNNNNNNNNNNNNNNNNNNNNNNNNNNNNNNNNNNNNNNNNNNNNNNNNNNNNNNNNNNNNNNNNNNNNNNNNNNNNNNNNNNNNNNNNNNNNNNNNNNNNNNNNNNNNNNNNNNNNNNNNNNNNNNNNNNNNNNNNNNNNNNNNNNNNNNNNNNNNNNNNNNNNNNNNNNNNNNNNNNNNNNNNNNNNNNNNNNNNNNNNNNNNNNNNNNNNNNNNNNNNNNNNNNNNNNNNNNNNNNNNNNNNNNNNNNNNNNNNNNNNNNNNNNNNNNNNNNNNNNNNNNNNNNNNNNNNNNNNNNNNNNNNNNNNNNNNNNNNNNNNNNNNNNNNNNNNNNNNNNNNNNNNNNNNNNNNNNNNNNNNNNNNNNNNNNNNNNNNNNNNNNNNNNNNNNNNNNNNNNNNNNNNNNNNNNNNNNNNNNN from Camelina sativa cultivar DH55 chromosome 7, Cs, whole genome shotgun sequence includes the following:
- the LOC104701850 gene encoding protein DETOXIFICATION 54-like isoform X2; amino-acid sequence: MVLPITAMNCLVYVRAVVSVLFLGRLGSLELAGGALSIGFTNITGYSVLVGLASGLEPVCSQAYGSKNWDLLTLSLHRMVVILLVASVPISLLWINLGPIMLFMGQDPEITATAAEYCLYALPDLLTNTLLQPLRVYLRSQRVTKPMMWCTLAAVAFHVPLNYWLVMVKLWGVPGVAIASVVTNLIMVGLLVGYVWLSGKLHKRVNEGGGSITAVAQSSSVMELVGGLGPLMRVAVPSCLGICLEWWWYEIVTVLGGYLDNPKLAVAATGILIQTTSLMYTVPMALAGCVSARVGNELGAGRPYKARLAANVALACAFVIGALNVVWTVVLKERWAGLFTGYEPLKVLVASVMPIVGLCELGNCPQTTGCGILRGTGRPAVGAHVNLGSFYFVGTPVAVGLAFWLKIGFSGLWFGLLSAQAACAVSILYAVLSRTDWEGEAVRAMSLTSLEMGKVGNDEESSLLLLDDRNGNDEKLGSVL
- the LOC104701850 gene encoding protein DETOXIFICATION 54-like isoform X1 yields the protein MGDKTESDDFTSHKHPTLPQVIDELKELWAMVLPITAMNCLVYVRAVVSVLFLGRLGSLELAGGALSIGFTNITGYSVLVGLASGLEPVCSQAYGSKNWDLLTLSLHRMVVILLVASVPISLLWINLGPIMLFMGQDPEITATAAEYCLYALPDLLTNTLLQPLRVYLRSQRVTKPMMWCTLAAVAFHVPLNYWLVMVKLWGVPGVAIASVVTNLIMVGLLVGYVWLSGKLHKRVNEGGGSITAVAQSSSVMELVGGLGPLMRVAVPSCLGICLEWWWYEIVTVLGGYLDNPKLAVAATGILIQTTSLMYTVPMALAGCVSARVGNELGAGRPYKARLAANVALACAFVIGALNVVWTVVLKERWAGLFTGYEPLKVLVASVMPIVGLCELGNCPQTTGCGILRGTGRPAVGAHVNLGSFYFVGTPVAVGLAFWLKIGFSGLWFGLLSAQAACAVSILYAVLSRTDWEGEAVRAMSLTSLEMGKVGNDEESSLLLLDDRNGNDEKLGSVL